DNA sequence from the Caminibacter pacificus genome:
TCTTTTAATTTTTCCGCAATCTCTTTATTATCCATACTCAAAAACAACTCTTGTAATTTCGCTCTTTTTTCTTTATCCAATTTTTTTACTGCTTCTTCGAAATCTTCTTTGGGTATTTCTCTAAAAGCTTTCGCACTCTCACCCAAAATCTCTTCGACTTTCTCTTTTGAAGCGAAATTTTTATTCTCAAGCAGCACTTCATTGATTAGTTTTAAAGCGTCCACCAAGTTTTGAGATTCAGCAAGGGTTTTGAGTTTTATTTTTCTACTCTTTTTCAATGACATAATCACTTTTTTGATATCTTCGATATCTTTTGCTTGCTGTATTCTTTCAGCAGCCTCTTTTCCTAAAACTTTTATAAGTTTTTCTTTTGTAACACGTGTAGGTTTTAAAATCAAAAACATAAAAATAAACGCCATAGAAAATATCGAAATCCCTACGATATAAATTAAAGTAGTAGCACTCATTCACTCTCCTTTTTTACTTCTTCTAAAAATCTATCAAGCAACTCGTCTTCTTTGTATTTTCCGATAATTTCGCCTTTTTTTATAATAAGCCCGTACCCTTTACCGCATGCAATCGCAACATCGGCCTCTTTGGCTTCACCGATAGCATTCACCACACACCCCATAACCGCAAGATTAAGAGGTTTTTTGATATCTTTTGTGGCCTCTTCAACAGCTTCTACGATAGGCGGCAAATCCACCTCAATCCTACCGCAAGTAGGACATGAGATAATATTTACGCCTTCTTTTGAAAGTCCCAAATCTTTAAGTATCGCTTTTCCTACCCTAATCTCTTCTTCAAGCTCACCCGTTATCGAAACCCTAAGAGTATCGCCTATCCCATCAAGCAACAACGCCCCAAAAGCCGCCGCGCTTTTTATTGTGGCGTGAAATTTCGTCCCGGCTTCGGTCACTCCCAAATGAAAAGGATAATCCACAAGAGGTCTTAACATCCTATATGCTTCTACGGTTCTTTGAACGTCGCTGGCTTTTAGAGAAACTTTGATATCCAAAAAGTCCAAATCCTCCAAAAACTTAATATGCCAAAGAGCGGATTCGACCATTGCTTTTGGAGTTTGTCCGTATTTGTTTTCGAGGTGTTCTTCCAAACTTCCGGCATTTACTCCGATTCTGATAGGAATATTTCTTGCCTTGCACGCTTTTACGATTTCCTTTACTCTCTCTTTTCCGCCAATATTTCCGGGATTGATTCTAAGTCCGTCCACAACTTCCGCAGCTTTTAAACCGAGTTTATAATTAAAATGAATATCCGCAATTATCGGAAGAGGTGATTTTTCTTTTATTTCTTTCAGAGCATTTGCGTCTTCTTCGTCAAGCACCGCAACTCTTACAATATCGGCACCCGCAAAATAGAGCCTGTTTATCTGCTCAAGAGTATCGTTTATATTTTTTGTCTTTGAAAAAGTCATTGATTGTACCGAAATAGGAGCATCTCCTCCTATTTCTACATTTCCTACTTTTATTTTTCTTGTGGGATATCTTTTTATCACGTTTTTCCTTTATGCAAAAGCTGTTGATTTTACTCTTATATTTTTTTTGATATTTTCTATCTCTTTTTTTAATTTTTCATTAACTATACCCTCAAGCTTATTCAAAAATTTCATAAGCTCTTCTTTCGTATCTTCGTTTATAGCATAAGTTTTGATTATTTTTTCAATTTTTTTAAGTTTTTTAGGAATATCTTCTTTAGATTTTATAATATCTTTAATTTCTACGTCCGGATTAAATATCGCAAGAGGTTTTGGTGTTTTAATCAATATAAATTTTTCGTTTTTTGTTTTTATAAGTTTGCAGCCGTTTAGCGACAAGATATTATTCACCTTTTGTAAATTATCTATTTTCGTTTCGATTATCGCCTTTTTGGAATAATCAAGCTTTAAGCACTGATTTATCAAAAAAGTAATATCCATTAATTTCCTTTCTTAAAATGATAAATATATTCGGTATTACCCTCTTTTCCTTTTATGCTCGATTCTTCGCTTCTTATAAGCTTCCACCCTAAATTCAAACACTCTTTTTCAAAGTTTTCTTTGGCTTTTTTTATAGCTTCTTTGTCTACTACCACGCCTCTTTTATCTCTTTTTGCATCTTTTCCCACTTCAAATTGAGGTTTAAACAGCAAGATAATATCATCTTTTGCGTGTTTGTCTATATTTTTTATAAGTTTTAATAGCGAAATAAAACTAACGTCGCTAACTATGACATCAAAG
Encoded proteins:
- the ispG gene encoding flavodoxin-dependent (E)-4-hydroxy-3-methylbut-2-enyl-diphosphate synthase, with product MIKRYPTRKIKVGNVEIGGDAPISVQSMTFSKTKNINDTLEQINRLYFAGADIVRVAVLDEEDANALKEIKEKSPLPIIADIHFNYKLGLKAAEVVDGLRINPGNIGGKERVKEIVKACKARNIPIRIGVNAGSLEEHLENKYGQTPKAMVESALWHIKFLEDLDFLDIKVSLKASDVQRTVEAYRMLRPLVDYPFHLGVTEAGTKFHATIKSAAAFGALLLDGIGDTLRVSITGELEEEIRVGKAILKDLGLSKEGVNIISCPTCGRIEVDLPPIVEAVEEATKDIKKPLNLAVMGCVVNAIGEAKEADVAIACGKGYGLIIKKGEIIGKYKEDELLDRFLEEVKKESE